A part of Candidatus Deferrimicrobium borealis genomic DNA contains:
- the recR gene encoding recombination mediator RecR, giving the protein MTAVYPKPLRRLVLLLSRLPGIGEKTATRLSMFLLKMPPEFVRELGAAIAGIPESVTKCSKCFNIADDDPCAFCADPARRDDLICVVEGPADIVPIEKSGEFKGRYHVLGGAISPIDGIMPDDLRVRELLERISRDGVSEVILATNLTAEGESTASYLAEVLKGRNIRVSRIAYGLPMGADLEYADEITVGRAMKGRREL; this is encoded by the coding sequence GTGACCGCCGTCTATCCGAAACCGCTGCGCCGCCTCGTCCTCCTCCTCTCCCGCCTCCCCGGAATCGGGGAGAAGACGGCCACGCGCCTCTCGATGTTCCTCCTGAAGATGCCGCCCGAGTTCGTCCGCGAGCTGGGGGCGGCCATCGCCGGGATCCCGGAATCCGTGACAAAATGTTCGAAATGCTTTAATATAGCCGACGATGACCCGTGTGCGTTCTGCGCGGACCCCGCGCGCCGGGATGACCTGATCTGCGTCGTGGAAGGTCCCGCCGATATAGTCCCGATCGAAAAAAGCGGGGAATTCAAGGGGAGGTACCACGTCCTCGGCGGGGCGATCTCGCCGATCGACGGCATCATGCCCGACGATCTCCGGGTTCGCGAGCTCCTGGAGCGGATATCCCGCGACGGCGTTTCCGAGGTGATCCTGGCGACGAACCTCACGGCGGAGGGGGAGTCCACTGCGTCCTACCTCGCCGAGGTCCTCAAAGGCAGGAACATCCGCGTGAGCCGGATCGCCTACGGGCTCCCGATGGGGGCGGACCTCGAGTACGCCGACGAGATCACCGTCGGCCGGGCGATGAAGGGGCGACGCGAATTGTGA
- a CDS encoding YbaB/EbfC family nucleoid-associated protein, with protein sequence MTDFKDLMRQAQEVRDRFQRLQEELGGRTVEGSAGGGMVVAVMNGRQELLSVRIEKEVVSPDDVGMLQDLVRAAVNDALARSREVAAAEMGKITGGMLPPGIL encoded by the coding sequence ATGACGGACTTCAAGGACCTGATGCGGCAGGCGCAGGAGGTGCGAGACCGGTTCCAGCGCCTCCAGGAGGAGCTGGGGGGGCGCACGGTCGAGGGGTCGGCGGGCGGCGGGATGGTGGTGGCCGTCATGAACGGCCGCCAGGAGCTCCTCTCCGTGCGCATCGAGAAGGAAGTGGTCTCCCCCGACGACGTCGGGATGCTGCAGGACCTGGTCCGCGCGGCGGTGAACGACGCCCTCGCCCGCTCCCGGGAGGTGGCGGCCGCCGAGATGGGGAAGATCACGGGCGGGATGCTGCCGCCGGGGATCCTGTGA
- the dnaX gene encoding DNA polymerase III subunit gamma/tau, translating to MAYEALARKWRPKTFEEIVGQGHVTRALANAISSGKIHHAYLFSGTRGVGKTTFARILARALNCEKGPTPTPCLACPSCAEVGSGTDVQEIDGASNTGIDDIRSLRENAAYAPSRLRYKVYIIDEVHMLSKQAFNGLLKTLEEPPPHVVFILATTEPNRIPDTILSRVQRFDFRMLTDAEVRGRLSEMARVEGIPAEEDALALMARYAFGSMRDGQSLFEQAAVSGGGNVTAALVEGMLGLVGVEAAIDLVSAAVLDGAGPALTRFAALLSRGADLKYLFLSLIDVLRDTAVLSFTGQEALLFRHSPASLDRMRELTARRSREEWMLLLDIAFRSERDVLATEFPHLGFELLLLRLANAQGLLSVEALDLSADLSAEAAGAPKAEAVAQKASATPAATFSRRPAPAVDSPVSATVPPVLPTAGVPQQREARSAPLPTPIGGTPPARSSRWGGDAPAAGKTADLSSVAARAAKAEAGAAKDGSAKGDPGLWDAVRRNLEGRKKTVLLGLLSQMRGELREGEFVITCGHEMMLDRLKEKDKWQPLLAAIEEAAGRAVPVRLSVSTEKKSPEPDAVATGDAGLERKALEEPTVLEILRTFEGSMLVKVQPAPPVEVPRNEVAADEDAGEAEIPEAAGEAE from the coding sequence CGCCTACCTGTTCTCGGGAACCCGCGGCGTCGGCAAGACCACCTTCGCCCGGATCCTCGCCCGGGCGCTCAACTGCGAAAAGGGGCCGACTCCCACCCCGTGCCTGGCCTGCCCCTCGTGCGCGGAGGTCGGCTCCGGGACCGACGTCCAGGAGATCGACGGGGCCTCCAACACCGGCATCGACGACATCCGCAGCCTGCGCGAGAACGCCGCCTACGCCCCCTCCCGCCTCCGGTACAAGGTCTACATCATCGACGAGGTCCACATGCTGTCGAAGCAGGCCTTCAACGGGCTGCTGAAGACGCTCGAGGAGCCGCCTCCCCACGTGGTGTTCATCCTCGCCACCACCGAGCCCAACCGGATCCCCGACACGATCCTCTCCCGCGTGCAGCGGTTCGATTTCCGCATGCTGACCGACGCCGAAGTGCGGGGGCGGCTCTCGGAGATGGCGCGCGTGGAAGGGATCCCCGCCGAGGAGGACGCCCTCGCCCTCATGGCGCGGTACGCCTTCGGGTCGATGCGCGACGGGCAATCCCTCTTCGAGCAGGCGGCGGTTTCCGGCGGCGGGAACGTCACCGCCGCGCTGGTCGAAGGGATGCTCGGGCTGGTCGGGGTCGAGGCGGCGATCGACCTCGTCTCCGCGGCCGTCCTCGACGGCGCCGGGCCGGCCCTGACCCGGTTCGCCGCCCTGCTTTCGCGAGGCGCGGACCTCAAGTACCTCTTCCTTTCCCTGATCGACGTCCTGCGCGACACCGCGGTCCTCTCCTTCACCGGCCAGGAAGCGCTTCTCTTCCGCCATTCCCCCGCGTCCCTCGACCGGATGCGGGAGCTGACGGCGCGCCGCTCCCGGGAGGAGTGGATGCTCCTCCTCGACATCGCGTTCCGGTCCGAGCGGGACGTGCTGGCGACCGAGTTCCCGCACCTCGGGTTCGAGCTGCTCCTGTTGCGCCTCGCCAACGCCCAGGGGCTGCTCTCCGTCGAGGCGCTCGACTTGTCCGCCGACTTGTCCGCCGAAGCGGCGGGAGCCCCGAAGGCGGAGGCGGTCGCACAAAAGGCATCGGCGACTCCGGCGGCGACGTTCTCCCGCAGGCCGGCCCCCGCTGTCGACTCTCCCGTTTCCGCTACCGTGCCCCCCGTTCTTCCTACGGCGGGGGTACCCCAGCAGCGCGAAGCTCGTAGTGCCCCCTTGCCTACTCCCATCGGGGGTACCCCACCGGCGCGAAGCTCGAGGTGGGGTGGGGACGCCCCGGCAGCCGGGAAAACGGCGGACTTGTCCTCCGTAGCGGCGCGAGCCGCGAAGGCGGAGGCGGGCGCAGCGAAGGACGGGTCGGCGAAGGGGGACCCCGGCCTTTGGGACGCCGTGCGGCGCAACCTCGAGGGGAGGAAAAAGACCGTCCTGCTCGGCCTCCTCTCCCAGATGCGGGGGGAGCTTCGGGAGGGCGAATTCGTCATCACCTGCGGCCACGAGATGATGCTCGACCGGTTGAAGGAGAAGGACAAGTGGCAGCCGCTCCTCGCCGCGATCGAGGAAGCGGCCGGGCGCGCCGTGCCGGTGCGGCTGTCGGTTTCCACGGAAAAAAAAAGCCCGGAGCCTGACGCCGTAGCCACGGGGGACGCCGGCCTCGAGAGGAAAGCGCTCGAGGAGCCGACCGTCCTCGAGATCTTGCGGACCTTCGAGGGATCGATGCTGGTCAAGGTGCAGCCTGCGCCTCCGGTCGAGGTCCCGCGGAACGAAGTCGCGGCGGACGAGGATGCGGGGGAGGCGGAGATTCCGGAAGCGGCCGGGGAGGCGGAATGA